In Verrucomicrobiia bacterium, a single window of DNA contains:
- a CDS encoding glycosyl transferase translates to MADFFQTGAIATLHRLGTPNLHRLESELRQFAEESPMALVLPCHIREVGTRALRIIARELRNVNYLRQVVVGIDGATRRRDWLRARRFFAQLPQKPVLLWNDGPRMQGLLARLEDAELSIGPTGKGRNVWLCFGYVLASEQAAMVALHDCDILTYSRELLARLCYPVAHPSLGFDFCKGYYARVSDRLNGRVMRLLVTPLLRALKSILGPHPFLVYLDTFRYPLAGEMALDLDLCRRVRIPYDWALEIGMLAEVFRNSAPRAICQSELCDNYDHKHQELSPRDEDKGLNKMAVDIVKSLYRRMAAEGIKLDAGLFDTLLSAYMRQAEDSLRFYAADSALNGLEYPRHEEEKAVAMFVRSIRVATEAFQRDPLWSPLIPNWNRVMSALPNFLEELRQAVQQDNDEPAS, encoded by the coding sequence ATGGCTGATTTTTTTCAAACAGGCGCCATCGCCACGTTGCACCGGCTGGGGACGCCCAATCTCCACCGGTTGGAAAGTGAGCTGCGGCAGTTCGCGGAGGAGTCGCCCATGGCGCTGGTGCTGCCGTGTCATATTCGGGAGGTGGGGACGCGGGCGCTGCGCATCATCGCGCGCGAGCTGCGGAATGTGAATTATTTGCGGCAGGTGGTGGTGGGGATTGACGGCGCCACGCGGCGGCGGGACTGGCTGCGGGCGCGGCGTTTTTTCGCGCAACTGCCGCAGAAGCCGGTGCTCTTGTGGAATGACGGGCCCCGGATGCAGGGGCTGCTGGCGCGGCTGGAGGATGCGGAGCTGTCGATCGGCCCGACGGGGAAGGGGCGCAATGTGTGGCTGTGTTTTGGCTATGTGCTGGCCAGCGAGCAGGCGGCGATGGTGGCGCTGCATGATTGTGATATTCTCACGTATTCGCGGGAGCTGCTGGCGCGGTTGTGTTATCCGGTGGCGCATCCGAGTTTGGGCTTCGATTTTTGCAAGGGCTATTATGCGCGGGTGAGTGACCGGCTGAACGGGCGGGTGATGCGGCTGCTGGTGACTCCGTTGTTGCGGGCGCTCAAGAGCATTCTTGGCCCCCATCCGTTTCTGGTGTATCTGGACACGTTCCGGTATCCGCTGGCGGGCGAGATGGCCCTGGATTTGGATTTGTGCCGGCGGGTGCGGATTCCGTATGACTGGGCGCTGGAAATTGGGATGTTGGCGGAGGTGTTTCGGAATTCCGCGCCGCGGGCCATCTGCCAGTCGGAGCTGTGCGATAATTATGATCACAAGCACCAGGAGTTGTCGCCGCGCGACGAGGACAAGGGGCTGAACAAGATGGCGGTGGACATCGTGAAGTCGCTTTACCGGCGCATGGCGGCCGAGGGGATCAAATTGGATGCCGGCCTGTTTGATACGCTGCTGAGCGCCTACATGCGGCAGGCGGAGGACAGCCTGCGGTTTTACGCGGCGGATTCGGCGCTCAACGGTCTGGAATATCCGCGCCATGAGGAGGAGAAGGCGGTGGCCATGTTTGTGCGCAGCATACGGGTGGCCACCGAGGCGTTTCAGCGCGATCCGCTCTGGTCGCCGCTCATTCCGAATTGGAATCGGGTCATGTCGGCGCTGCCGAATTTTTTGGAGGAATTGCGGCAGGCGGTGCAGCAGGACAATGACGAGCCGGCGTCTTGA
- a CDS encoding bifunctional 5,10-methylene-tetrahydrofolate dehydrogenase/5,10-methylene-tetrahydrofolate cyclohydrolase, which translates to MTNLIDGRAIAEQLHQETAARVAALKTRGVQPGLVFVRVGEDPASRVYVGMKARMSERLGIRSVTHVLPETTTEAQLLALLQQLNGDPAVHGILVQAPLPKHIRHQVIYAAVAPHKDVDGFHPVNVGKLMLGDTTGFRPCTPAGIQELLIRSQIPTDGAEVVILGRGEIVGKPMAAILCQKAPHANSTVTLCHSRTRDIASHCRRADILIAAIGVPLFVKADMVKPGAVVIDVGVNRIPDPTAKDGTRLVGDVDFPAVQPLAGRITPNPGGVGPMTIAVLMQNTVRAAEMAAAQ; encoded by the coding sequence ATGACCAATCTGATTGACGGCCGTGCCATCGCGGAACAGTTGCATCAGGAAACCGCCGCCCGCGTCGCCGCCCTCAAGACCCGCGGCGTGCAGCCCGGCCTGGTCTTTGTCCGCGTGGGCGAAGACCCGGCCTCGCGGGTTTATGTGGGCATGAAAGCCCGCATGAGCGAGCGCCTGGGCATTCGCTCGGTCACCCATGTCCTGCCGGAAACCACCACCGAGGCCCAGTTGCTCGCGCTGCTGCAGCAGTTGAACGGCGATCCCGCCGTCCACGGCATCCTCGTCCAGGCCCCCCTGCCCAAACACATCCGCCATCAGGTGATCTACGCCGCCGTGGCCCCCCACAAAGACGTGGACGGCTTCCACCCCGTCAACGTCGGCAAGTTGATGCTGGGCGACACCACCGGCTTCCGCCCCTGCACCCCCGCCGGCATCCAGGAATTGTTGATCCGCTCCCAAATCCCAACTGACGGCGCCGAAGTCGTCATCCTCGGCCGCGGGGAGATCGTCGGCAAACCCATGGCCGCCATCCTCTGCCAAAAAGCCCCCCACGCCAACAGCACCGTCACCCTTTGCCACTCGCGCACCCGCGACATCGCCAGCCATTGCCGCCGGGCCGACATCCTCATCGCCGCCATCGGCGTGCCGCTCTTCGTCAAGGCCGACATGGTCAAACCCGGCGCCGTGGTGATTGATGTGGGCGTCAATCGCATCCCCGATCCCACCGCCAAAGACGGCACCCGCCTGGTGGGCGATGTGGACTTTCCCGCCGTCCAACCCCTGGCCGGACGCATCACCCCCAACCCCGGCGGCGTGGGGCCCATGACCATTGCCGTCCTCATGCAAAACACCGTCCGCGCCGCCGAAATGGCCGCCGCCCAATAA
- a CDS encoding SH3 domain-containing protein has translation MKRSSRFFLSGLLLLALSAPALRADTARDPDIRTARTDRINVRGQPSTTSEVLGQLNTGDRVTVLEVVRVDKPKAGDSTNWLKIALPPTVPVWVHKQFVDTNKMTVNAARLNVRSGPGENFSIVGRVERGEKLKLIRQKDEWLQIAPPMGSFGYVAAEYFTAPAPPPVAVTPPAPVEPTPPPVVTPPPVVTPPATSPPPTVVVITPPVITNPPTTVTPPAPLPDLIKEEAEAKERNLAKIRGYRVPPTGPATNLVVEVEAAPRRIVTREGLVRYTVHLNAPSWYVLESLDTRKVINYLHPATTNIVLGQYRDKRVLVTGEEGLDRRWPNTPVLRIQKPEDIQPVE, from the coding sequence ATGAAACGCTCATCACGCTTTTTCCTCAGCGGTCTGCTCCTGCTGGCTTTGTCCGCCCCCGCCCTGCGGGCTGATACCGCCCGCGACCCGGACATTCGCACCGCCCGCACCGACCGCATCAACGTCCGCGGCCAGCCCTCCACCACCAGTGAAGTGCTGGGCCAGTTGAACACCGGCGACCGCGTTACCGTGCTCGAGGTCGTGCGCGTGGACAAACCCAAGGCAGGCGACTCCACCAACTGGTTGAAAATCGCCCTGCCGCCCACCGTGCCCGTGTGGGTGCACAAACAGTTTGTGGACACCAACAAAATGACCGTCAACGCCGCCCGCCTCAACGTCCGCAGCGGCCCGGGCGAGAACTTTAGCATCGTGGGGCGCGTGGAACGCGGCGAAAAACTCAAGCTCATCCGCCAGAAGGATGAATGGCTGCAGATCGCCCCGCCCATGGGCAGTTTTGGCTACGTGGCCGCGGAGTATTTCACCGCCCCGGCGCCCCCGCCCGTCGCAGTCACCCCCCCGGCCCCGGTGGAGCCCACCCCGCCTCCCGTGGTCACGCCGCCCCCGGTGGTCACCCCTCCGGCCACCTCGCCACCGCCCACCGTGGTGGTCATTACGCCCCCGGTGATCACCAATCCGCCCACCACGGTGACCCCGCCGGCGCCCCTGCCGGACTTGATCAAGGAAGAAGCGGAAGCCAAGGAGCGCAACCTCGCCAAGATTCGCGGCTATCGCGTGCCCCCCACCGGCCCGGCGACCAATCTGGTGGTGGAAGTGGAAGCCGCCCCGCGGCGCATCGTCACCCGCGAAGGCCTGGTCCGTTACACCGTCCACCTCAACGCCCCCAGTTGGTACGTGCTCGAGTCGCTCGACACCCGCAAAGTCATCAACTACCTCCACCCCGCCACCACCAACATCGTGCTCGGCCAGTACCGCGACAAACGCGTGTTGGTCACCGGCGAGGAAGGCTTGGACCGCCGCTGGCCCAACACGCCCGTCCTCCGCATCCAAAAGCCGGAAGACATCCAGCCCGTCGAGTAA
- a CDS encoding rRNA pseudouridine synthase: MLVRLQKWLADAGVASRRASEAIILEGRVAVNGVVVRELGARVDPAVAQVTVDGQPVRPRRKLHVALHKPPGYLCTRQDPENRRTVFALLPPEWRHLYPVGRLDRDSEGLMLLTNDGEFCLRLTHPRYGVLKKYHVLVEGRVPYDLPAQLTRGVRDAGQVLRAHRARVLEAHQRHSLLEIELNEGKNREIRRLLARLGWSIERLARVQIGPLKLGELPPGKWRMLTPAEIRSLLAQATI, from the coding sequence ATGCTGGTGCGTCTGCAAAAATGGCTGGCCGATGCCGGCGTGGCCTCGCGGCGCGCCAGTGAGGCCATCATCCTGGAGGGCCGCGTCGCGGTCAATGGCGTGGTGGTGCGCGAGCTGGGAGCCCGCGTGGACCCCGCCGTGGCTCAGGTCACAGTGGATGGCCAGCCCGTACGGCCCCGCCGCAAGCTGCATGTGGCGCTGCACAAGCCGCCCGGCTACCTCTGCACACGCCAGGACCCCGAAAACCGCCGCACCGTTTTTGCCCTGCTGCCGCCCGAGTGGCGGCACCTGTATCCGGTGGGCCGGCTGGACCGGGACAGCGAGGGGTTGATGCTCCTGACCAATGACGGCGAGTTTTGCCTGCGCCTGACCCATCCCCGTTACGGCGTGCTCAAAAAGTACCACGTGCTGGTGGAGGGGCGGGTGCCCTACGATTTGCCGGCCCAACTGACCCGCGGCGTGCGCGATGCCGGCCAGGTTTTGCGGGCCCACCGCGCCCGCGTGCTCGAGGCCCACCAGCGCCACAGCCTGCTGGAAATTGAACTCAACGAAGGAAAAAACCGGGAAATCCGCCGCCTGCTGGCCCGGCTGGGCTGGTCCATCGAGCGGCTGGCGCGGGTGCAAATCGGCCCCCTCAAACTGGGGGAGCTGCCCCCCGGCAAATGGCGGATGTTGACACCCGCCGAGATTCGCTCTCTACTTGCCCAGGCAACGATATGA
- a CDS encoding small basic protein has product MSQHRSLRAAATTGAKRNVLKRYERVELLKKRGQWKEGDRVTGLRKTKPPV; this is encoded by the coding sequence ATGTCGCAACATCGAAGTCTGCGCGCCGCCGCCACCACCGGCGCCAAACGCAATGTGCTCAAACGCTACGAGCGGGTGGAATTGCTCAAAAAACGCGGTCAATGGAAGGAAGGCGACCGCGTCACCGGTCTGCGCAAGACCAAGCCGCCGGTCTAA
- a CDS encoding iron-containing alcohol dehydrogenase, with protein MAAGNMRFEFATAGRILFGCGCLGEAAPLARAWGRQALVVTGAHPERAEPLQHLLQAAGMTCTFFPVAGEPTVDHVRQGAAAARAAGAEVVLSFGGGSALDAGKAIAALMTNPGELLDYLEVIGRGQPLTVPPAPFLAIPTTAGTGTEVTRNAVLASPEHRVKVSLRSPLLLARVAVVDPELTRDLPPSLTATTGMDALTQLIEPYVSCRANPLVDALCEEGLRRVGRALRRAFAHGQDLDARTDMALASLFSGMALANAGLGAVHGFAAPLGGSFAAPHGAVCAALLPHVMRINLQAADTRAPQRAVRARYQIVARLLTQNPAAEAEDGIRWVQELCRDLGIPPLRTYGLRPEHFAEISEKAAQASSMKANPLPLTPQERLAILEAAY; from the coding sequence ATGGCGGCTGGTAACATGCGCTTTGAGTTTGCCACCGCCGGGCGGATTCTCTTCGGCTGCGGTTGCCTGGGCGAAGCCGCCCCGCTGGCCAGGGCCTGGGGCCGGCAGGCGCTGGTGGTGACCGGCGCCCATCCCGAGCGCGCGGAGCCGTTGCAACACCTGTTGCAGGCCGCCGGCATGACCTGCACCTTCTTCCCCGTGGCGGGCGAGCCGACGGTGGACCATGTGCGTCAGGGCGCGGCCGCTGCGCGCGCGGCCGGCGCCGAGGTGGTCCTCAGCTTCGGCGGCGGCAGCGCGTTGGACGCCGGCAAAGCCATCGCCGCCCTGATGACCAACCCCGGCGAGTTGCTGGATTATTTGGAGGTAATTGGCCGTGGGCAGCCGCTCACCGTCCCGCCCGCCCCGTTTCTGGCCATCCCCACCACCGCGGGGACGGGCACGGAGGTGACGCGCAACGCCGTGCTGGCCTCGCCGGAGCACCGCGTCAAAGTCAGCCTGCGCAGTCCCCTATTGCTGGCCCGCGTGGCCGTGGTGGATCCAGAGCTGACGCGCGACCTGCCGCCTTCCCTCACCGCCACCACGGGCATGGATGCCCTGACCCAACTGATTGAACCTTACGTTTCCTGCCGCGCCAATCCCCTGGTGGATGCGTTATGTGAAGAAGGACTGCGGCGGGTGGGGCGCGCCTTGCGCCGCGCCTTTGCGCACGGCCAGGATTTGGACGCCCGCACGGACATGGCCCTGGCCAGTCTGTTCAGCGGCATGGCCCTGGCCAACGCCGGGTTGGGCGCCGTTCACGGTTTTGCGGCGCCCCTGGGCGGCAGCTTCGCCGCTCCCCATGGCGCGGTTTGCGCCGCCCTGCTGCCGCACGTCATGCGGATCAATTTGCAGGCGGCCGACACGCGCGCCCCGCAGCGTGCTGTCCGCGCCCGCTACCAAATCGTCGCCCGCCTGCTCACCCAAAATCCCGCCGCCGAAGCCGAGGACGGCATCCGCTGGGTCCAGGAGCTTTGCCGCGACCTGGGCATCCCCCCGCTGCGCACTTACGGCCTGAGGCCGGAGCATTTCGCGGAAATATCTGAAAAAGCCGCCCAGGCCAGCAGCATGAAGGCCAATCCGCTCCCCCTGACGCCGCAGGAACGCCTCGCCATCCTCGAAGCCGCCTATTAA
- a CDS encoding antibiotic biosynthesis monooxygenase: MSLLVVHVHVHVKPECVEAFKEATLANARASLQEPGIARFDVVQQADDPTRFVLVEVYRTPEAPAAHKATAHYALWRDTVAPMMATPRSSVKYANLFPADGGW, encoded by the coding sequence ATGAGTCTGCTCGTCGTTCACGTGCACGTCCACGTCAAACCGGAATGCGTGGAGGCCTTCAAGGAGGCCACCCTCGCCAATGCCCGTGCCAGCCTGCAGGAGCCGGGCATCGCGCGTTTCGATGTGGTGCAACAAGCCGATGACCCCACCCGCTTTGTCCTTGTCGAGGTCTATCGCACACCCGAGGCCCCTGCCGCCCACAAGGCCACCGCGCATTACGCCCTCTGGCGCGACACCGTGGCGCCCATGATGGCCACGCCGCGCTCCAGCGTGAAATACGCCAACCTCTTCCCGGCCGATGGCGGCTGGTAA
- a CDS encoding DJ-1/PfpI family protein: MSKRVLCLLGPGFEEIETLTPVDLLRRAGIEVVVASLTGEPWVTGRCHVTVRADAALADVEGQSFDLLFIPGGPGVKGLRADGRPARLARQFVADGKPVAAICAAPTVLADAGLLDGRRFTAHFSVHAELPQALAAEKVVVDGPVITSRGAGTALEFGLELVRQLAGEAAAQDVAHAIMY, translated from the coding sequence ATGTCCAAACGCGTGTTATGCCTCTTGGGGCCGGGCTTTGAGGAAATCGAAACGCTCACCCCGGTGGACCTCTTGCGCCGAGCCGGCATCGAGGTGGTGGTGGCTTCGCTGACCGGCGAGCCGTGGGTCACCGGCCGCTGCCATGTCACCGTGCGCGCCGATGCCGCCCTGGCGGACGTGGAGGGGCAGTCCTTTGATTTGCTGTTCATCCCCGGCGGCCCGGGGGTCAAAGGCCTCCGCGCCGATGGCCGCCCCGCCCGGCTGGCGCGGCAGTTCGTGGCGGACGGCAAGCCGGTAGCCGCCATTTGCGCCGCCCCCACCGTGCTGGCCGATGCCGGCCTGCTGGACGGCCGGCGGTTCACGGCGCATTTCTCCGTGCACGCCGAGCTGCCCCAGGCCCTGGCGGCGGAGAAAGTGGTGGTGGACGGCCCCGTCATCACCTCGCGCGGGGCGGGCACGGCGCTGGAGTTTGGACTGGAACTGGTGCGGCAACTGGCCGGCGAGGCCGCCGCGCAAGATGTCGCCCACGCCATCATGTATTAA
- a CDS encoding TIM barrel protein encodes MTMKISRRNALNRAAGAALVAAAAPALLPVSAADAPAKLKGNIRHSVSKWCYGKIPLEEFCVAVKAMGIESVELLGESEWPTVVKHGLTCAMCNGPDSIGYGWNRVEHHDKLLAGFEQAIPKVAQYGFPNIITFSGNRVGKNYKVSDEEGLENCVKGLKRLMPIAEKHKVTVVLELLNSKVNHKDYMADHTAWGVELCKRVGSERLKLLYDIYHMQIMEGDIIRTIQTCHQYFAHYHTGGNPGRNEIDETQELNYPAIMKAIAATGYKGFVGQEFVPKRDPLASLRQAIQICDV; translated from the coding sequence ATGACTATGAAAATCTCCCGCCGCAATGCTCTGAATCGCGCCGCCGGAGCCGCCCTGGTGGCTGCCGCCGCGCCAGCCCTGCTGCCGGTTTCGGCCGCCGACGCCCCCGCCAAACTCAAGGGCAACATCCGGCACAGCGTCTCGAAGTGGTGCTATGGCAAAATTCCGCTGGAGGAGTTCTGCGTGGCGGTGAAGGCCATGGGCATCGAATCGGTGGAGCTGCTCGGCGAAAGCGAATGGCCCACGGTGGTGAAACACGGCCTCACCTGCGCCATGTGCAACGGCCCGGACAGCATTGGTTACGGCTGGAATCGCGTGGAGCATCATGACAAGCTCCTGGCCGGTTTCGAGCAGGCCATTCCCAAGGTGGCCCAGTATGGCTTCCCCAACATCATCACCTTCTCCGGCAACCGGGTGGGCAAAAACTACAAGGTCAGCGACGAGGAAGGTTTGGAAAACTGCGTCAAAGGTTTGAAGCGGCTGATGCCGATTGCCGAGAAACACAAGGTCACCGTGGTGCTCGAGCTGCTCAACAGCAAGGTCAATCACAAGGATTACATGGCCGATCACACCGCGTGGGGCGTGGAGCTGTGCAAGCGGGTAGGCTCCGAGCGGCTCAAACTGCTCTATGACATCTACCACATGCAGATCATGGAGGGCGACATCATCCGCACCATCCAGACCTGTCACCAGTATTTCGCGCATTACCACACCGGCGGCAATCCGGGGCGCAACGAGATAGATGAGACGCAGGAGCTGAATTATCCGGCGATCATGAAGGCCATTGCGGCCACCGGTTACAAGGGCTTCGTGGGCCAGGAATTTGTGCCCAAGCGGGATCCGCTGGCCTCCCTGCGCCAGGCCATCCAAATCTGCGATGTCTAA
- a CDS encoding HIT domain-containing protein, whose amino-acid sequence MDVLHAPWRIEYILAPKPPAGEGESLFVRIAQSQDDEANYVLVRERTCYAVLNAYPYNGGHLMVVPYKQTPDLNGLSDQELADLMKLTRRCMNALSRVMRPDGFNVGINIGKVAGAGIAEHLHIHVVPRWNGDTNFMPVIGQTSVVPQALADIAARLRAALAEIPE is encoded by the coding sequence ATGGACGTGTTACATGCGCCGTGGCGGATTGAGTACATCCTGGCTCCCAAACCCCCTGCGGGAGAAGGAGAGTCTCTCTTTGTCCGCATCGCCCAATCCCAGGACGACGAGGCGAATTATGTGCTGGTGCGGGAGCGCACCTGTTATGCCGTGCTCAACGCCTACCCATACAACGGCGGCCATCTGATGGTGGTGCCCTACAAGCAGACGCCCGACCTCAACGGCCTGAGCGACCAGGAGCTGGCGGATCTCATGAAGCTGACCCGCCGCTGCATGAATGCGCTCAGCCGCGTGATGCGCCCGGACGGCTTCAACGTGGGCATCAACATCGGCAAGGTCGCCGGCGCGGGCATTGCCGAGCACCTGCACATCCACGTCGTCCCCCGATGGAACGGCGACACCAATTTCATGCCGGTTATCGGCCAGACTTCCGTGGTGCCGCAGGCCCTGGCGGACATTGCCGCCCGGCTGCGCGCCGCCCTGGCCGAAATCCCGGAATGA
- a CDS encoding PhoH family protein — translation MTSETLHFETARLAQQLFNNDPANLAALEQRLGVKATAREGWIKLEGEAESVRQAKQLFEMLEHSLKAGGHIRNREFAFALNVVSEDGASALKSLMSDRIVTSTRKANITPKTLGQKKYLEAIRTHDVTLGVGPAGTGKTYLAMAMAVWHLREQKVNRIILTRPAVEAGEALGFLPGDLQEKLAPYLRPLHDALMDMLPPEEIQRHMERGTIEIAPLAYMRGRTLNNAFIILDEAQNCTMEQMFMFLTRLGHSSKTVVTGDPTQIDLPKSKPSGLLEARLALKHVEGVAVVEFQRRDVVRHPLVQRIIHAYEQHRGTGVSA, via the coding sequence ATGACCAGCGAGACCCTGCATTTTGAGACCGCGCGCCTGGCGCAACAGCTTTTCAACAACGATCCAGCCAACCTGGCCGCCCTCGAGCAGCGCCTCGGCGTGAAAGCCACCGCCCGCGAGGGCTGGATTAAGCTGGAGGGCGAGGCGGAGTCGGTCCGCCAGGCCAAACAGCTTTTTGAGATGCTGGAACACTCCCTCAAGGCCGGCGGCCACATCCGCAACCGGGAGTTTGCCTTCGCCCTGAACGTGGTCAGCGAGGACGGCGCCTCGGCCCTCAAAAGCCTGATGAGCGACCGCATCGTCACCTCCACCCGCAAGGCCAACATCACCCCCAAAACGCTGGGACAGAAAAAATATTTGGAGGCCATCCGCACCCACGATGTCACCCTCGGCGTCGGCCCCGCCGGCACGGGCAAAACTTATCTGGCCATGGCCATGGCCGTCTGGCACCTGCGCGAGCAGAAAGTCAACCGCATCATCCTCACCCGGCCCGCCGTCGAGGCCGGCGAGGCGCTCGGCTTTTTGCCCGGGGATTTGCAGGAGAAGCTCGCCCCCTATCTGCGCCCCCTGCACGATGCCCTGATGGACATGCTGCCCCCGGAGGAAATCCAGCGGCACATGGAGCGCGGCACCATTGAGATTGCGCCGCTGGCCTATATGCGCGGGCGCACTTTGAACAACGCCTTCATCATCCTGGACGAGGCCCAGAACTGCACCATGGAGCAGATGTTCATGTTCCTCACCCGCCTGGGCCACAGCTCCAAGACCGTGGTCACCGGCGACCCCACCCAGATTGATCTGCCCAAATCCAAGCCCAGCGGCCTGCTGGAGGCGCGCCTGGCCCTCAAGCACGTGGAGGGCGTGGCCGTGGTGGAATTCCAGCGGCGCGACGTTGTCCGCCATCCCCTCGTTCAGCGCATCATCCATGCCTACGAACAACACCGCGGCACCGGCGTCTCGGCGTGA
- the ybeY gene encoding rRNA maturation RNase YbeY — translation MPTNNTAAPASRREPLGVQVTLRNQQKDRRINPARFKRLATLIVARLAPGAAADLCVHLVSSARMARLNEHFLGHTGPTDVITFDLSEGEPGWLYGEIFICPRVALAQAHEYACAWQEELMRYFIHGVLHLLGHDDQNPAARRRMKAAENRALRWLLAQHSVKRLGSPL, via the coding sequence ATGCCTACGAACAACACCGCGGCACCGGCGTCTCGGCGTGAGCCGTTGGGCGTGCAGGTTACCCTCCGCAATCAGCAAAAGGACCGGCGCATCAACCCGGCCCGGTTCAAGCGCCTGGCCACCCTCATCGTGGCCCGGCTGGCGCCCGGCGCCGCCGCCGACCTGTGCGTGCACCTCGTCTCTTCCGCCCGCATGGCCCGGTTGAATGAGCATTTCCTTGGCCACACCGGCCCCACCGACGTTATCACCTTTGACTTGAGCGAAGGCGAGCCGGGCTGGCTTTACGGCGAAATTTTCATCTGCCCCCGCGTGGCGCTTGCACAAGCCCATGAATACGCCTGCGCCTGGCAGGAGGAACTGATGCGCTACTTCATCCATGGTGTGCTGCATCTGCTCGGTCATGATGACCAAAACCCGGCGGCCCGCCGGCGCATGAAAGCCGCGGAAAACCGCGCCCTGCGCTGGCTGCTGGCGCAGCATTCCGTCAAACGTCTGGGAAGTCCCCTATGA
- a CDS encoding DUF502 domain-containing protein, whose amino-acid sequence MKHPLLAKWRASFVAGLLVILPAAVSFMIAVWIIKNITSITDTLLIFLPREWTHKDGGHGPLYWYYSLLALLLAVLIITGIGHLTKNYIGRKLLEMGDRFMMRVPLINKIYSTIKQVNEAFSGQRASFKQVVLLEYPRQGVYSLGFITNDQPEISGPNSGPLQSVFVPTTPNPTSGFIVLVPSASLHRINMPVQEAIKFVISLGSLSPEAQQDSLQKLK is encoded by the coding sequence ATGAAACATCCCCTCCTGGCCAAATGGCGTGCCAGTTTTGTGGCTGGTCTGCTGGTGATTCTGCCTGCGGCAGTCTCCTTCATGATTGCCGTGTGGATCATTAAAAACATCACCAGCATCACCGACACCCTGCTCATTTTTCTGCCGCGCGAGTGGACCCATAAAGACGGCGGCCATGGCCCCCTTTATTGGTATTACAGCCTGCTGGCGCTCCTGCTGGCGGTGCTCATCATCACCGGCATCGGCCATCTCACCAAAAACTACATCGGCCGCAAGCTCCTTGAGATGGGCGATCGCTTCATGATGCGCGTGCCCCTGATCAATAAAATCTACAGCACCATCAAACAGGTCAATGAGGCCTTCTCCGGCCAGCGGGCCTCCTTCAAGCAGGTGGTGTTGCTGGAGTACCCCCGGCAGGGCGTCTATTCCCTGGGCTTCATCACCAATGACCAGCCGGAAATCTCCGGCCCCAACTCCGGCCCGTTGCAAAGCGTCTTCGTCCCCACCACCCCCAACCCCACCAGCGGTTTCATCGTGCTGGTCCCCTCTGCCAGCCTCCATCGCATCAATATGCCCGTCCAGGAGGCCATCAAATTCGTCATCAGCCTGGGCTCCCTTTCTCCGGAGGCCCAGCAGGATTCCCTCCAAAAGTTGAAATAG
- the recO gene encoding DNA repair protein RecO: MEERAHGLVLRTYPLTETSLIVHWLTREAGHLATVAKGARRPNSPFRGKLDLFYQAHFSFARSRRSDLHTLREVELRQTHAALRRDYGLLTQAVYAAALLERLIERETPVPDLFDLLQSLLLALPQHPPRPQTMAAWELKLLAALGLGPDWNAAPLSPGTRALLEHCLTLPWEQLPRLSFTPAQIQEANRFLYRQIESAGLHPPSQRPGAWQPPT, from the coding sequence ATGGAAGAACGCGCCCACGGCCTCGTCTTGCGCACCTATCCCCTTACGGAGACGAGCCTCATCGTGCACTGGCTCACCCGCGAGGCCGGCCATCTGGCCACCGTGGCCAAAGGCGCCCGCCGGCCCAACTCCCCCTTTCGCGGCAAACTGGACTTGTTTTATCAGGCGCACTTCAGCTTCGCCCGCAGCCGCCGCTCAGATCTCCACACCTTGCGGGAAGTGGAACTGCGCCAGACCCACGCCGCCCTGCGTCGCGATTACGGCCTGCTCACTCAGGCTGTGTACGCCGCCGCGCTCCTTGAGCGCCTGATTGAGCGCGAAACCCCCGTGCCCGACTTGTTTGACCTCCTCCAGTCCCTCCTGCTGGCCCTCCCCCAACATCCCCCGCGCCCTCAAACCATGGCCGCCTGGGAGTTAAAGCTTCTGGCCGCCCTCGGCCTGGGTCCCGACTGGAACGCCGCACCTCTTTCCCCTGGCACGCGAGCCTTGCTGGAACACTGCCTTACTCTGCCCTGGGAACAACTGCCGCGCCTCAGTTTCACCCCCGCCCAAATCCAGGAAGCCAACCGCTTCCTTTATCGCCAAATCGA